A genomic stretch from Setaria viridis chromosome 1, Setaria_viridis_v4.0, whole genome shotgun sequence includes:
- the LOC117854539 gene encoding uncharacterized protein, producing MPMTFSRDDHWVHIPDPESYPLVVCPTIDRALLPKVLIDCSSGLNIIFTETLKRMDFNFDRFQPCEDHFYGIMLSNGSYPIGCVILLVTFGTPNNYRMEHLTLVVANFKTSYHAIFSRPMLARFMAIPHHTYLVLKMPAPNGVLSSYGDVETSYKCDTEAVQLAEAVEYSAKATAMLAEAQKVD from the coding sequence ATGCCCATGACCTTCTCTAGGGATGATCACTGGGTACATATTCCAGATCCAGAGTCCTACCCACTGGTGGTCTGCCCGACCATAGATCGGGCTCTTCTCCCCAAAGTGCTAATTGACTGCAGCAGCGGGCttaacatcatcttcaccgaaaccctgaagcgcatggacttcaaTTTCGACCGCTTCCAACCCTGTGAAGACCACTTCTACGGTATCATGCTCAGCAATGGATCCTATCCTATCGGCTGTGTtattttgctagttacctttggcACGCCCAACAACTACCGTATGGAGCACCTCACCTTAGTGGTGGCCAACTTCAAaacttcctaccatgccatctttagCAGACCCATGCTCGCAAGGTTCATGGCGATTCCACATCACACCTACCTTGTCCTCAAGATGCCAGCTCCAAACGGTGTCCTTTCCAGCTACGGTGACGTTGAGACATCATACAAGTGCGACACGGAGGCGGTACAGCTCGCTGAAGCCGTGGAGTACTCGGCCAAAGCCACTGCCATGCTTGCCGAGGCCCAGAAGGTGGACTAG
- the LOC117864115 gene encoding thaumatin-like protein 1b isoform X1, with protein MSGQEHRAPIALLLILIVSVSGELPIHEGVSSRTLTITNHCGHTVWPGILSSSGSPTLETTGFALEPGQSRSLPAPHGWSGRLWGRTHCSVDSAGRFSCVTGNCGSGQLDCAGHGAKPPATLSEFTFDGHGGLDFYDVSLVDGYNLPMLVEPRHTHGAAAGPNCVVTGCVMDLNGACPSELRVGSSDGRAVACRSACEAFGSAEHCCHGEHGNPNTCWPTVYSQFFKKSCPRAYSYAYDDATSTFTCGGGGTSYAITFCPSTTSVKSVGTDAASVGGGLVGSSSWPVAPRHGSSLVLLGVAIAALAPIF; from the exons ATGTCTGGGCAAGAACACCGAGCTCCCATCGCCCtactcctcatcctcatcgtctCTGTCAGCGGTGAGCTGCCGATCCATGAAG GTGTTTCCTCCAGAACATTAACCATCACGAACCACTGCGGGCACACTGTGTGGCCGGGAATCCTGTCCAGCTCGGGCTCGCCGACGCTAGAAACCACCGGCTTCGCCCTCGAGCCGGGCCAGTCGCGGTCGCTACCGGCGCCACACGGGTGGTCGGGACGCCTCTGGGGTCGCACGCACTGCTCGGTCGACTCGGCCGGCAGGTTCTCCTGCGTCACCGGCAACTGCGGATCCGGCCAGCTGGACTGCGCGGGCCACGGAGCCAAGCCGCCCGCCACCCTGTCCGAGTTCACGTTCGACGGCCACGGCGGCCTGGACTTCTACGACGTGAGCCTCGTCGACGGGTACAACCTGCCGATGCTTGTGGAGCCGCGCCACACGCACGGTGCGGCCGCGGGGCCCAACTGCGTGGTGACGGGGTGCGTGATGGACCTGAACGGCGCGTGCCCTTCCGAGCTGCGGGTGGGATCGTCGGACGGCCGCGCCGTGGCGTGCAGGAGCGCATGCGAGGCGTTCGGGTCGGCGGAGCACTGCTGCCATGGGGAGCACGGGAACCCCAACACGTGCTGGCCGACGGTGTACTCGCAGTTCTTCAAGAAGTCGTGCCCGCGGGCCTACAGCTACGCGTACGACGACGCCACCTCCACCttcacctgcggcggcggcggcacgtcgTACGCCATCACCTTCTGCCCAAGCACAACCAG CGTGAAATCAGTGGGAACAGATGCGGCGTCCGTTGGCGGCGGACTAGTGGGGTCGTCGTCGTGGCCTGTCGCGCCGCGGCATGGATCCAGCCTTgtcctcctcggcgtcgcgaTTGCGGCCCTTGCACCTATCTTTTAA
- the LOC117864115 gene encoding thaumatin-like protein 1b isoform X2: MSGQEHRAPIALLLILIVSVSGVSSRTLTITNHCGHTVWPGILSSSGSPTLETTGFALEPGQSRSLPAPHGWSGRLWGRTHCSVDSAGRFSCVTGNCGSGQLDCAGHGAKPPATLSEFTFDGHGGLDFYDVSLVDGYNLPMLVEPRHTHGAAAGPNCVVTGCVMDLNGACPSELRVGSSDGRAVACRSACEAFGSAEHCCHGEHGNPNTCWPTVYSQFFKKSCPRAYSYAYDDATSTFTCGGGGTSYAITFCPSTTSVKSVGTDAASVGGGLVGSSSWPVAPRHGSSLVLLGVAIAALAPIF, translated from the exons ATGTCTGGGCAAGAACACCGAGCTCCCATCGCCCtactcctcatcctcatcgtctCTGTCAGCG GTGTTTCCTCCAGAACATTAACCATCACGAACCACTGCGGGCACACTGTGTGGCCGGGAATCCTGTCCAGCTCGGGCTCGCCGACGCTAGAAACCACCGGCTTCGCCCTCGAGCCGGGCCAGTCGCGGTCGCTACCGGCGCCACACGGGTGGTCGGGACGCCTCTGGGGTCGCACGCACTGCTCGGTCGACTCGGCCGGCAGGTTCTCCTGCGTCACCGGCAACTGCGGATCCGGCCAGCTGGACTGCGCGGGCCACGGAGCCAAGCCGCCCGCCACCCTGTCCGAGTTCACGTTCGACGGCCACGGCGGCCTGGACTTCTACGACGTGAGCCTCGTCGACGGGTACAACCTGCCGATGCTTGTGGAGCCGCGCCACACGCACGGTGCGGCCGCGGGGCCCAACTGCGTGGTGACGGGGTGCGTGATGGACCTGAACGGCGCGTGCCCTTCCGAGCTGCGGGTGGGATCGTCGGACGGCCGCGCCGTGGCGTGCAGGAGCGCATGCGAGGCGTTCGGGTCGGCGGAGCACTGCTGCCATGGGGAGCACGGGAACCCCAACACGTGCTGGCCGACGGTGTACTCGCAGTTCTTCAAGAAGTCGTGCCCGCGGGCCTACAGCTACGCGTACGACGACGCCACCTCCACCttcacctgcggcggcggcggcacgtcgTACGCCATCACCTTCTGCCCAAGCACAACCAG CGTGAAATCAGTGGGAACAGATGCGGCGTCCGTTGGCGGCGGACTAGTGGGGTCGTCGTCGTGGCCTGTCGCGCCGCGGCATGGATCCAGCCTTgtcctcctcggcgtcgcgaTTGCGGCCCTTGCACCTATCTTTTAA